A genome region from Eremothecium gossypii ATCC 10895 chromosome VII, complete sequence includes the following:
- the REC102 gene encoding Rec102p (Syntenic homolog of Saccharomyces cerevisiae YLR329W (REC102); 1-intron) — translation MNYKFNTVYLAGNDELSASRWDCEVVLSTEQESELDLNKGIFVLPPSHSPLEVVVRLGRDHDADVWPPTSPVVPNNEFWEKALNYTVQYVSDDSKLELFLTCNQFIPLKVEKLFAKPANLVYAKEYRLAYLTRLIINCEFYGVSDTQEGTVLDHLNEFVTSLILSQLEFQFPFVFSRRGRRKFLEHEQSMGSLSYSLTGNNSLIPSVIEVMANDLTSTTVFELLEVCRNYKLRAKYKDSKSELKSSKPFKRS, via the exons ATGAATTACAAGTTCAACACAGTGTACCTAGCTGGCAATGATGAGCTCTCAGCATCGCGCTGGGATTGCGAGGTGGTGCTTTCAACCGAGCAAGAGTCGGAGCTCGATCTAAATAAGGGCATCTTTGTTTTGCCGCCCAGCCACAGTCCATTGGAA GTTGTTGTGAGGCTCGGGCGGGACCACGATGCGGACGTGTGGCCGCCGACGAGTCCTGTCGTGCCGAACAATGAGTTTTGGGAGAAAGCTCTAAACTATACAGTGCAATATGTGTCAGATGACAGTAAGCTCGAGCTCTTTCTCACTTGCAACCAATTCATCCCGCTGAAGGTGGAAAAGCTATTCGCTAAGCCGGCAAACTTGGTGTACGCTAAAGAGTATAGGCTGGCGTATCTTACGCGATTGATAATCAATTGCGAGTTCTATGGCGTCTCTGACACACAAGAGGGCACAGTCCTGGATCACCTGAACGAATTCGTTACCTCGCTAATACTCTCACAGCTGGAGTTCCAGTTCCCGTTCGTCTTCTCCAGACGCGGCAGACGGAAGTTTCTTGAGCACGAGCAATCGATGGGGTCATTGTCCTACAGCCTTACGGGGAATAACTCGCTCATCCCTAGCGTGATTGAAGTAATGGCGAACGACCTGACGAGCACCACGGTTTTCGAACTATTGGAAGTTTGCCGAAACTACAAATTGAGAGCCAAATATAAGGACAGTAAATCTGAGCTCAAGTCCAGTAAGCCATTTAAGCGCTCTTGA
- a CDS encoding PITH domain-containing protein (NOHBY731; No homolog in Saccharomyces cerevisiae; Syntenic homolog of Kluyveromyces lactis KLLA0F09251g), producing MAHHHHSCEAEHHDHVPPARTSAQQSLYQWIDVPSMRCLNVVAKGAAASVPAGIIKSNDERYDISRYVESDADCQMLLHIPFTTSCRLYSIILRSAKGGEAGIGCMRHVKIYSNLNQNLDFDTVSELKPSNVLEYPQNVGVYLGGSQAEERGEHSFVEHHLPRHQFQNCHSLTIFVEDTWSGDEDEPTQLCYLELRGESTGLKPESGAALLRTVYEAAPNPAEHVKLESEHERLHLGM from the coding sequence ATGGCACACCATCACCACAGCTGTGAGGCGGAACACCACGACCATgtgccgccggcgcgcaCGAGCGCGCAGCAGTCGCTGTACCAGTGGATCGATGTTCCGAGCATGCGATGCCTGAACGTCGTGGCGAAGGGCGCCGCGGCGTCGGTGCCGGCCGGGATAATCAAGAGCAATGACGAGCGGTACGACATCTCGCGGTACGTGGAGTCAGACGCGGACTGCCAGATGCTGCTGCACATCCCGTTCACGACCAGCTGCAGACTGTACTCGATCATTCTGCGCAGTGCGAAGGGCGGCGAGGCGGGGATTGGGTGTATGCGCCATGTCAAGATATACAGTAACCTGAACCAGAACCTCGACTTCGACACGGTGAGCGAACTCAAGCCGAGTAACGTGCTGGAGTACCCGCAGAACGTGGGCGTCTATCTTGGGGGCAGCCAGGCGGAGGAGCGGGGCGAGCATTCCTTTGTAGAGCACCACTTGCCGCGGCACCAGTTCCAGAACTGCCACTCTTTGACAATTTTTGTCGAGGACACATGGTCTGGCGATGAGGACGAGCCCACACAGCTGTGCTACCTTGAATTGAGGGGGGAGAGCACCGGGCTTAAGCCGGAGagcggcgcggcgctgtTGCGGACCGTCTACGAGGCTGCCCCGAACCCTGCTGAGCATGTAAAACTGGAGTCGGAACACGAAAGGCTCCATCTAGGCATGTAA
- the VPS20 gene encoding ESCRT-III subunit protein VPS20 (Non-syntenic homolog of Saccharomyces cerevisiae YMR077C (VPS20)), whose product MGQGGSKIKVTATDKAILQLKLAKDNLHRHAKRTDTLIENERSELRELAKSLKGEIKQSRRARLLLKRIHYQQRLLDQCSDQLINLENMVMTIEFKLVEKQFVEGLARGNEVLKKLNREFSGVEQLMDDVAEQVAYQEEIDQLLSNGPMSAGYGLQDELDRELEQLEQEVNAQEALPELPSTNGLAPPKTRKSANKEDEPAGQPAAAPQREVEKPMLAS is encoded by the coding sequence ATGGGACAGGGAGGCAGTAAGATCAAGGTGACTGCCACGGACAAGGCGATTCTGCAACTGAAATTGGCGAAGGACAACCTTCATCGCCATGCAAAACGAACAGATACCCTAATAGAGAATGAGCGCTCCGAGCTTCGTGAGCTCGCCAAGTCACTCAAGGGTGAGATAAAGCAGAGCAGAAGggcgcgcctgctgctcAAGCGGATACACTaccagcagcggctgctCGACCAGTGTTCGGACCAGCTGATCAACCTCGAAAACATGGTAATGACGATCGAGTTCAAACTGGTGGAGAAACAGTTTGTCGAGGGTCTTGCGCGCGGCAATGAGGTCCTGAAGAAACTCAACAGGGAGTTCAGCGGGGTAGAGCAGTTGATGGACGATGTTGCAGAACAGGTTGCGTACCAGGAGGAGATAGACCAGCTTCTCTCAAACGGCCCCATGTCTGCGGGCTACGGGCTCCAGGACGAGCTGGACAGGGAGCTCGAGCAACTGGAGCAGGAGGTAAACGCGCAGGAAGCACTACCCGAGCTGCCCTCGACGAATGGCTTGGCGCCGCCGAAGACTCGAAAGTCTGCCAACAAAGAAGACGAGCCCGCCGGCCAgcccgcggccgcgccccAGAGAGAGGTGGAAAAGCCAATGCTGGCGTCATGA
- the HEM2 gene encoding porphobilinogen synthase HEM2 (Syntenic homolog of Saccharomyces cerevisiae YGL040C (HEM2)), which translates to MKHTAEFLDTHQTQISSILSGGYNHPLLREWQNERQLAKNMFIFPLFVSDMPDEDQPIESLPNIRRFGVNKLAGYLKPLVAKGLRAVLLFGVPMKPNSKDEFGSAADDPEGPVIQAIKLLRAEFPELYILCDVCLCEYTSHGHCGVLYDDGSINREQSVRRLAAVAVNYAKAGAHSVAPSDMIDGRIRDIKLGLLAAGLAHKTFVMSYAAKFSGNLYGPFRDAACSAPSQGDRKCYQLPSGGRGLARRALRRDLDEGADGIIVKPSTFYLDIMADASEIAKDVPICAYHVSGEYAMLHAAAKAGVVDFKSIAFESHQGFLRAGARLIISYMTPEFLDWLS; encoded by the coding sequence ATGAAGCACACGGCGGAGTTCCTAGACACACACCAGACGCAAATTTCGTCGATTCTGTCGGGGGGGTACAACCACCCCCTTCTGAGGGAGTGGCAGAATGAGCGCCAGCTAGCCAAGAACATGTTCATCTTCCCTCTGTTCGTGAGCGACATGCCTGATGAGGACCAACCAATTGAGTCTCTGCCGAATATTCGGAGGTTTGGCGTGAACAAGCTGGCGGGGTACCTGAAGCCGCTGGTTGCAAAGGGTCTGCGGGCCGTACTGCTGTTCGGGGTCCCTATGAAGCCGAACTCGAAGGACGAGTTTGGGTCCGCGGCCGACGACCCCGAGGGCCCGGTGATCCAGGCGATcaagctgctgcgcgcggagTTCCCCGAGTTGTACATCCTCTGCGACGTCTGTCTGTGCGAGTATACCTCGCACGGGCACTGTGGTGTGCTGTACGACGACGGCAGCATCAACCGCGAGCAGTCGGTGCGGAGACTGGCTGCAGTTGCTGTGAACTACGCCAAGGCTGGCGCGCACTCCGTGGCGCCGAGCGACATGATTGACGGGCGGATCCGCGACATCAAGCTCGGActgctggcggcgggccTGGCGCACAAGACTTTTGTGATGAGCTACGCGGCCAAGTTCAGCGGGAACCTGTACGGGCCCTTCCGTGACGCAGCATGCTCTGCTCCGTCGCAAGGTGATCGGAAGTGTTACCAGCTGCCCTCGGGGGGGCGTGGGTTGGCCCGCAGAGCGTTGCGCAGAGACCTCGACGAGGGTGCCGACGGCATCATCGTGAAGCCGTCTACGTTTTACCTCGACATCATGGCCGACGCGTCCGAAATCGCCAAGGATGTGCCGATATGCGCGTACCATGTCTCGGGCGAGTACGCCATGCTCCACGCGGCCGCAAAGGCAGGGGTGGTCGACTTCAAGTCCATCGCCTTTGAGTCGCACCAGGGTTTCTTGAGGGCCGGGGCCAGGCTCATCATCAGTTACATGACTCCTGAGTTCCTGGACTGGTTGAGCTGA
- a CDS encoding uncharacterized protein (Syntenic homolog of Saccharomyces cerevisiae YGR016W), producing MSRLRKLNRELINYTQGTADSIEDRDDFFPLDTDEQEELIRKFELRNASKNEKYLQYLGFVYLACCGLMLVLATSAKRVKPLAPYRRILLVSVQSIGCSFVNMQYSTITHMFRNRFLPFRISSQAINIINIVVLILISWQVSETAKSPALLLFLHVPHWLFLVSILVKRWSEEIDSELNTLRSLTYKFKSA from the coding sequence ATGTCTAGGTTACGCAAATTGAATAGGGAGCTGATAAACTATACGCAGGGGACTGCAGATAGCATAGAGGACAGAGATGATTTTTTTCCATTAGATACAGACGAACAGGAAGAGTTGATCCGCAAGTTCGAGTTGAGAAACGCATCTAAGAATGAAAAATACCTGCAGTATCTTGGCTTTGTGTACCTCGCGTGCTGCGGGCTCATGCTCGTGTTGGCCACTAGCGCCAAACGTGTCAAGCCACTTGCCCCCTATCGACGCATACTACTCGTATCGGTCCAGTCCATAGGTTGCTCTTTTGTGAATATGCAGTATTCAACCATTACGCACATGTTCAGAAATCGGTTTTTACCGTTCAGGATCAGCAGTCAGGCCATCAACATCATTAATATCGTGGTTCTCATCCTTATTTCGTGGCAGGTCTCCGAGACCGCCAAATCTCCGGCATTATTACTTTTCCTCCATGTACCCCATTGGCTCTTTCTAGTAAGTATTCTCGTGAAGCGCTGGTCGGAGGAAATCGACAGCGAGCTGAATACGCTCCGCTCTCTCACGTACAAGTTCAAGAGCGCTTAA
- the MSB2 gene encoding Msb2p (Syntenic homolog of Saccharomyces cerevisiae YGR014W (MSB2)), protein MRVVTLAGLSVLLSASPALADAYAAAAPPADIVDYGRHQPMVRRSDNETVQASPTALGVLPSLLASIANEIESRLDPINKKTTSSTTLSVATNTKSSSSRSSATGKLHGSSKSSETAASSDTADSASTSAPLTSSNTRSTESTESSAVTSSTAKKGTKTPTKGLSESSSTKTIDSETIKPLSEPTLSSGHSHSRKTLSIPTSYLTNTEAKPTPSAETSEEMSSTTDKSKHKTKKEKHKSTTTSGTDAISSSETDLSSTITDGLSTLTTPTSDSMSQLSATSSIDSSLSGSQIPSATSSLSSTGKATNSAISASLSSGTSSTSSGSHLPSGSPTDSSVSGIPTSGLTSSSAQSSGSGIPTSGLTSSSAQSSASGIPTSGLTSSSAQSSGSGIPTSGLTSSSAQSSGSGIPTSGLTSSSAESSSSGIPTSGLTSSSTQSSGSGIPTSSLSSSSTQSSGSGIPTSSLSSSSESAVSGSLISSAYSSLSSISSDNISISSTDSAGSSHLSHALPTSSSVIIPISSTPIPQELTMTGNSSLSTVRSGTEISTISTSAVTSVSSTKSETTTSVPLSTSRSANHSAVITPSSSPLTILPSSSSTTVVSTSEGHKISSTFNGSISSHTLASHSTFSLTSSSVSMSSFVTSSSQVPEEVTPTPQSTETEYPQSTRPSNTSTLYSSSRETYPYTTTLSYIPSTTSADKTSEESYSAPEVTTLAPLSDSTQSSQASTTLSSQDSTTLTTSSTSTRPTTWGKNAPSGNWLPTVIITATEQEVVSTESPQNTQSKPKPTATPNIQTLPQVIAAPDRVTPKKDYTLITIGFKKQLNYPFIAMNPFANAQIFDYLPGILNYPFNFEYADISVIQLVPLKANSKDYIATIAQVYFPSEKVDELAKLVVDTNSELYSSYDANMKVFASLIDPQLPLTGLAGKGFSSSGSTTQNKPHPDADNSIGRSGALGGPYNPTNSKSAAVPMSKAKLTGIVVGSICGVTLYIALMIVGVRYFLLRSRGGVELQDNHSFYSSNSGGSSDMITSSEIPPTLYDDKSLFVTANNARMMRASVTPSMKVDNWMDYNNSVNGLGDNNATHSFVNGKITKISGPIASENSLGWDP, encoded by the coding sequence ATGAGAGTCGTAACCCTTGCAGGACTGTCGGTCCTGCTCAGCGCCAGCCCAGCTTTAGCGGATGCGTATGCTGCGGCAGCCCCCCCTGCGGATATAGTTGACTACGGTCGCCATCAGCCCATGGTGCGGCGCTCCGACAATGAGACGGTACAGGCGTCGCCGACCGCCCTAGGAGTGCTGCCGTCATTACTGGCCTCTATAGCAAACGAGATCGAAAGCAGGCTGGACCCCATCAACAAGAAGACGACCTCCTCGACAACGTTATCTGTCGCGACCAATACAAAATCTTCCTCTTCTCGCTCTTCAGCTACTGGCAAACTGCATGGTTCCTCTAAAAGCAGCGAAACTGCTGCTTCCTCCGATACCGCCGACAGCGCATCTACTAGCGCCCCCCTTACTTCTTCTAATACACGTTCCACTGAATCGACCGAATCTTCGGCTGTAACTTCATCAACTGCCAAGAAAGGAACGAAAACTCCTACGAAGGGGTTGTCGGAGTCCAGCAGTACTAAAACGATCGATTCAGAGACTATTAAACCACTTTCGGAACCTACCTTGTCATCGGGCCATTCTCACTCTAGGAAAACGTTATCGATACCGACATCCTACCTGACAAATACAGAAGCGAAACCTACACCTTCAGCGGAAACGTCAGAGGAAATGTCATCTACAACAGATAAATCGAAACATAAAACGAAAAAGGAGAAACATAAGTCAACCACCACATCTGGAACCGACGCAATATCATCCAGCGAAACTGACCTATCATCTACTATTACCGATGGCTTATCGACCTTGACTACCCCTACCTCAGATTCAATGTCCCAACTATCAGCCACTTCCTCGATTGATTCTTCTCTGAGTGGCAGTCAAATCCCCTCAGCGACTTCGAGCCTATCGAGCACAGGGAAAGCTACAAATTCAGCAATATCTGCTTCACTTTCTTCTGGCACTTCATCTACCAGCTCTGGATCCCATCTTCCCAGCGGCAGTCCTACAGACTCATCTGTGTCTGGGATACCAACGTCTGGTTTAACGAGCAGTTCTGCACAGTCATCTGGATCTGGGATACCAACGTCTGGTCTAACGAGCAGCTCTGCACAGTCATCTGCATCTGGGATACCAACATCTGGTTTAACGAGCAGTTCTGCACAGTCATCTGGATCTGGGATACCAACATCTGGTTTAACGAGCAGTTCTGCACAGTCATCTGGATCTGGGATACCGACGTCTGGTCTAACGAGCAGTTCTGCAGAGTCATCTTCATCTGGGATACCAACATCTGGTCTAACGAGCAGTTCTACACAGTCATCTGGATCTGGGATACCAACGTCCAGTCTATCGAGCAGTTCTACACAGTCATCTGGATCTGGGATACCAACTTCCAGTCTATCGAGCAGTTCGGAGAGCGCGGTTTCGGGATCTCTTATTTCATCGGCGTATAGTTCACTTTCTTCTATTTCGAGCGACAATATTTCTATCAGTTCAACCGATAGCGCTGGATCGTCACATCTTTCTCACGCATTACCGACGTCTAGTTCGGTAATTATACCTATCAGCTCAACCCCAATCCCCCAGGAACTCACCATGACGGGTAATAGTAGTCTGTCGACAGTGAGATCAGGGACCGAAATCTCAACTATATCGACTTCAGCTGTGACATCAGTTTCGAGCACTAAATCTGAGACTACGACTTCAGTTCCTTTGTCCACCTCCAGGTCTGCAAATCACTCGGCTGTAATTACGCCTAGTTCTAGCCCTCTCACTATTTTGCCATCATCATCTTCTACAACTGTCGTAAGTACCTCAGAGGGGCATAAAATCTCTTCCACGTTCAATGGGTCTATATCATCACATACACTTGCCAGTCACTCCACGTTCAGTCTAACCAGCAGCTCAGTTTCTATGTCTTCCTTTGTTACTTCATCATCACAGGTGCCAGAAGAAGTGACGCCCACCCCCCAAAGCACCGAGACTGAATATCCTCAATCGACGAGGCCATCAAACACATCGACACTATATTCAAGTAGCCGTGAGACATATCCATACACAACCACCTTGAGTTATATCCCATCTACAACTTCAGCGGACAAGACCAGCGAGGAGTCTTATTCAGCCCCGGAGGTAACGACGCTGGCTCCTTTGTCTGACTCTACACAATCGTCACAGGCTTCCACTACTTTATCATCACAAGATTCCACGACATTGACCACGTCTAGTACAAGTACTAGACCAACTACTTGGGGTAAAAATGCGCCATCAGGTAATTGGCTTCCAACAGTCATAATTACTGCAACCGAACAGGAAGTTGTTTCGACCGAAAGTCCCCAGAACACGCAGAGCAAACCCAAGCCTACTGCAACTCCAAATATCCAGACGCTACCTCAAGTTATTGCTGCTCCCGATCGTGTCACTCCTAAAAAGGACTATACTTTAATTACCATTGGTTTCAAAAAGCAATTGAATTATCCATTCATTGCAATGAATCCATTTGCTAATGCCCAAATCTTTGATTACTTACCTGGTATATTGAACTATCCATTCAACTTTGAATATGCTGATATCTCGGTTATACAGTTGGTTCCACTAAAAGCTAACTCTAAAGATTATATTGCGACGATCGCGCAAGTGTATTTCCCTTCGGAGAAGGTCGACGAACTTGCGAAGCTCGTGGTAGACACTAACAGTGAGCTCTATTCCAGTTATGACGCGAACATGAAAGTTTTCGCTAGTTTGATTGATCCACAACTACCACTGACTGGTCTTGCAGGAAAGGGTTTTAGCTCCTCAGGATCCACTACGCAAAACAAACCTCATCCGGACGCTGATAATTCCATAGGCCGTAGTGGCGCTCTGGGAGGCCCTTATAACCCAACAAATTCCAAGAGTGCCGCTGTTCCGATGTCCAAAGCAAAGCTAACAGGCATTGTAGTTGGGTCTATCTGTGGTGTTACGCTGTACATAGCCCTGATGATCGTTGGCGTTAGATACTTCCTGCTGAGGTCTCGCGGAGGAGTGGAGCTGCAGGATAACCACTCATTCTATTCTAGTAATTCAGGCGGGTCTAGTGATATGATTACCTCGTCTGAGATCCCTCCAACTTTGTATGACGACAAAAGTTTATTCGTCACGGCGAACAATGCTAGAATGATGCGCGCCAGTGTAACGCCGAGTATGAAGGTTGATAACTGGATGGACTATAACAACAGTGTGAACGGCCTGGGCGACAATAATGCTACACATAGTTTCGTCAATGGCAAAATCACGAAGATTAGCGGCCCGATCGCTTCCGAGAATTCACTGGGATGGGATCCATAA
- the CYS4 gene encoding cystathionine beta-synthase CYS4 (Syntenic homolog of Saccharomyces cerevisiae YGR155W (CYS4)) has product MYDNRHHVIDLVGNTPLVELSKLPKALGIKPQVYAKLELYNPGGSIKDRIAKTMIERAEESGIIHPSRSTLIEPTSGNTGIGLALIGAIKGYRTIITLPEKMSNEKVSVLKALGAEIIRTPTAAAWDSPESHIGVARKLEKEIPGAIILDQYNNEMNPYAHYFGTGREIHHQLRNLGKFDQLHGLVAGAGTGGTISGTAKYLKEQKPDVKVVGADPMGSILAQPASLNDTDISEYKVEGIGYDFIPEVLDRSLVDQWIKTEDKASFKYARQLISNEGTLVGGSSGSAFAALVEYCNAHPELTEDDVLVVIFPDSIRSYLTKFVDNEWLKSNNLWDDEIVAPLAKNEEDAFNGATVKDLQLRPVVAVSETAAVSEVVKILKDNGFDQLPVLAENSKKLVGLVTLSQLLKKLSSGAEVSSIKSLFLDFRKLNNFDDISSYNDNKTGKKKFVTFTVDSKLSELNRFFEKNSSAIITDGFTPVHVVTKVDLLSYLA; this is encoded by the coding sequence ATGTACGATAACCGCCATCACGTGATTGATTTAGTTGGTAACACTCCTCTAGTGGAGTTGAGCAAGCTGCCCAAGGCCCTTGGCATTAAGCCTCAGGTGTATGCCAAGCTAGAGCTGTACAACCCAGGCGGGTCCATCAAGGACCGGATTGCCAAGACCATGATTGAGCGCGCAGAAGAGAGTGGCATCATCCACCCATCGCGCTCGACGCTGATCGAGCCAACGTCGGGCAACACTGGTATCGGTTTGGCGCTGATCGGGGCCATCAAGGGCTACCGCACGATCATCACTCTGCCAGAGAAGATGTCGAACGAGAAGGTCTCCGTGTTGAAGGCGTTGGGTGCGGAGATCATTCGTACGCCCACTGCCGCGGCATGGGATTCGCCCGAGTCTCACATCGGTGTGGCGCGCAAGCTCGAGAAGGAGATTCCCGGCGCCATCATTCTGGACCAGTACAACAACGAGATGAACCCATACGCCCACTACTTCGGCACGGGCAGGGAAATCCACCACCAGCTGCGTAACTTAGGCAAGTTCGACCAGCTGCACGGCTTGGTGGCCGGCGCTGGTACCGGTGGTACCATCTCCGGTACCGCCAAGTACCTGAAGGAGCAGAAGCCGGACGTGAAGGTCGTCGGCGCTGACCCAATGGGTTCCATCCTTGCTCAGCCTGCTTCGTTGAACGACACCGACATCAGCGAGTACAAGGTCGAGGGTATTGGTTACGATTTCATTCCTGAAGTCCTAGACCGGTCTTTGGTCGACCAATGGATTAAGACGGAGGACAAGGCCTCCTTCAAGTACGCCCGTCAGTTGATCTCCAACGAGGGAACCCTTGTGGGCGGCTCTTCTGGCTCTGCATTTGCGGCGCTTGTGGAGTACTGCAACGCGCACCCCGAACTCACCGAGGATGACGTGCTTGTTGTCATTTTCCCAGACTCTATCCGCTCTTACTTGACCAAGTTTGTGGACAACGAGTGGTTGAAGAGCAACAACTTGTGGGATGACGAGATTGTGGCCCCTCTAGCCAAGAACGAAGAGGACGCCTTCAATGGCGCCACCGTCAAGGACTTGCAGCTCAGACCAGTCGTGGCTGTCAGTGAGACTGCTGCTGTGTCGGAAGTGGTCAAGATTTTGAAGGACAACGGCTTCGACCAGCTGCCAGTGTTGGCTGAAAACAGCAAGAAGCTTGTGGGTCTGGTGACTCTCTCCCAGCTTCTAAAGAAGCTGTCTTCTGGGGCAGAGGTCTCTAGCATCAAGAGCCTATTCCTCGACTTCAGAAAGCTAAACAACTTCGATGACATCTCCTCGTACAATGACAACAAAACAGGAAAGAAGAAGTTCGTCACCTTTACCGTGGACTCCAAACTATCTGAGTTGAACCGCTTCTTTGAGAAGAACTCTTCCGCCATTATCACGGACGGTTTTACTCCAGTGCATGTGGTCACCAAGGTGGACTTGCTCTCCTACCTAGCCTAA
- a CDS encoding urea carboxylase-associated family protein (NOHBY730; No homolog in Saccharomyces cerevisiae; Syntenic homolog of Saccharomyces kluyveri SAKL0H23386g), which produces MAVGEHTFVSQRAEPRYHGNPKPMPAYYPTSKDSALVPDFGFYDSIRGAPRRVVKTYEVPVRAGQAWKAPRGSVVRVSTPYGPQVLDFNCWEANSSFKEHLWAARTRQLQSSHVSTYDRLWSNLPYLRPLLTIIDDSLADYGPDEHGGRVHDLLGTRCDPYVDKLLSGEDNDFHCHSNLYRAIRPFGGGEHHVHDVLNLFQVTGLNEHGQYFMEASPAKPGDYIEFFAEVDLLCAISTCPGGDLSMWGWGEGAVGANEKNVTDMSSVCRPVRVEVFELDDPETVLRGWSSPQPVRYGGNHGIEN; this is translated from the coding sequence ATGGCAGTAGGAGAGCACACGTTTGTATCGCAGAGGGCTGAGCCGCGGTACCACGGCAACCCCAAGCCGATGCCGGCCTACTACCCGACCTCGAAGGACTCCGCGCTGGTGCCAGACTTCGGTTTCTACGACAGCATCCGCGgcgcgccccgccgcgTGGTGAAGACCTACGAGGTGCCCGTGCGCGCCGGGCAGGCGTGGAAGGCGCCCAGGGGCTCAGTGGTCCGCGTGTCCACCCCCTACGGTCCGCAGGTGCTGGACTTCAACTGCTGGGAGGCCAATTCGAGCTTCAAGGAACACCTGTGGGCTGCCCGCAcgcggcagctgcagagCAGCCATGTTTCCACCTACGACAGGCTGTGGTCCAACCTGCCCTACCTGCGGCCCCTGCTCACAATCATCGACGACTCGCTGGCAGACTACGGCCCAGACGAGCATGGTGGCCGCGTCCACGACCTACTGGGCACGCGCTGTGACCCGTACGTGGACAAGCTTCTCAGCGGCGAGGACAACGACTTCCACTGCCACTCCAACCTGTACCGCGCCATCAGGCCCTTCGGGGGCGGGGAGCATCACGTGCACGACGTTCTCAACCTATTCCAGGTCACCGGCCTCAACGAGCACGGCCAATACTTCATGGAAGCCTCGCCCGCGAAGCCGGGCGACTACATCGAGTTCTTCGCTGAGGTAGATCTGCTTTGCGCAATTTCCACCTGTCCTGGCGGCGACCTGTCCATGTGGGGATGGGGAGAGGGCGCAGTGGGCGCCAATGAGAAAAACGTCACTGACATGTCGAGCGTCTGCAGACCTGTGCGTGTGGAAGTGTTCGAGTTGGACGATCCAGAGACCGTCTTGCGCGGTTGGTCATCTCCGCAACCCGTCCGCTACGGGGGGAACCACGGAATCGAGAATTGA